The Geotalea uraniireducens Rf4 genome window below encodes:
- a CDS encoding alpha/beta fold hydrolase — protein sequence MNSTNIVTRIPAVMYRTVEIDGQSIFYREAGSREAPTLLLLHGFPTSSHMYRDLIPALADLFHLVAPDYPGYGNSSIPRVDEFDYTFDNLSEILDKFTVKLGLERYSLYLMDYGAPIGFRLAAKYPERVESLIIQNGNAYDEGIDNNFWEPIKEYWKDRGAINKGLDNEWWKNIKAAYKQPNMSNEDALRFLLTLEATQWQYTNGVRNKEAISPDNWHVDQRLLDRPGNAEIQLQLFYDYGSNPPLYPSWQAYFRQHQPRTLIVWGANDEIFPAAGAHPYKRDLKNLDFHLLNTGHFALEEDGDVIAKHICEFLA from the coding sequence ATGAATTCAACGAACATCGTTACTCGAATTCCCGCGGTCATGTATCGCACCGTCGAAATCGATGGGCAATCGATCTTCTATCGCGAGGCCGGTTCGCGGGAAGCGCCTACCCTGCTATTGCTGCATGGTTTTCCGACGTCCTCGCATATGTACCGAGATTTGATCCCTGCCCTGGCGGACCTGTTTCACTTGGTGGCCCCGGACTACCCCGGCTACGGGAACAGTTCGATACCTAGGGTCGATGAGTTCGACTACACCTTCGATAATCTCAGCGAGATCCTCGACAAGTTCACCGTGAAACTCGGGCTCGAACGTTACAGCCTGTACCTGATGGACTACGGCGCTCCAATCGGCTTCCGTCTGGCCGCGAAATATCCCGAGCGTGTCGAGTCACTGATCATCCAGAATGGTAACGCTTACGACGAAGGGATTGACAACAATTTCTGGGAGCCGATCAAGGAGTACTGGAAAGATCGTGGGGCCATCAACAAGGGTCTTGACAACGAATGGTGGAAAAATATCAAGGCTGCTTACAAGCAGCCCAATATGTCGAACGAAGACGCGCTCCGCTTCCTCTTGACGTTAGAAGCAACGCAGTGGCAGTACACCAACGGGGTTCGCAACAAAGAGGCGATCAGCCCTGACAACTGGCACGTCGACCAAAGACTGCTGGATCGGCCAGGCAATGCGGAGATCCAACTGCAACTGTTCTACGACTACGGCAGCAATCCGCCTCTATATCCCAGTTGGCAAGCATATTTCCGCCAGCACCAGCCGCGGACGCTGATCGTGTGGGGCGCGAATGACGAGATTTTCCCGGCGGCGGGTGCCCATCCGTACAAACGGGATTTGAAGAATCTCGACTTCCACCTGCTGAATACGGGACATTTTGCTCTCGAGGAAGACGGAGATGTCATCGCAAAGCATATCTGTGAGTTCCTGGCCTAG
- a CDS encoding DUF3175 domain-containing protein produces the protein MSAANSIRRKATPFRSAMSMLVFYINRAGKNLDREQLKVLEVAKDELRKLYGKV, from the coding sequence ATGTCAGCAGCGAATAGTATTCGAAGAAAAGCAACTCCATTTCGTTCGGCAATGTCAATGCTTGTATTCTATATTAATCGAGCTGGGAAAAACTTGGATAGAGAACAGCTGAAAGTCCTTGAAGTTGCAAAAGATGAATTACGAAAACTTTATGGTAAAGTATAA
- a CDS encoding aspartate:alanine exchanger family transporter, translating to MLKILIDNPLMLLFLVAAIGYPLGRVKIRGSSLGVAAVLFVGLAIGSLHPDLKLPEIVYILGLGLFVYTVGLSSGPAFAASLRREGVRNNLLVIGMLLFAVGLTIIVQKVLHLKATLTAGMFSGCLTNTPALASALETIKHTVPARALEQMLAEPVVGYSITYPVGVIGVVLAVSIVQRLWRVDYAAEAKRLRTFGASNEPLLNCTIRVTRDDRGAKTIEELSRSLKWDVMFGRIKRGERVFLSTPQTILEAGDMVIVVGTVEDLQQVAAFLGGLSSEHIGLDRSEYDYRRIFVSNPQVAGRTLKELNLQERFGAVLTRVRRGDDDFLPHDEMVLELGDRVRVLSHIDQMEAVSVFFGDSYRAVSEVDIMTFSLGLALGLLLGIVPIPMPGGITLKLGFAGGPLIVALILGTVGRTGRMVWSLPYSANMTLRQIGLVFFLAGVGTRAGYSFVSTFTKGGGVAIFAAGAVITCITALATLWIGHRLLKIPMSLLIGMVAGMQTQPAVLGYALEQTGNDLPNIGYASVYPVATIGKILAVQLLLLLLM from the coding sequence ATGCTCAAAATACTCATTGATAATCCCCTCATGCTCCTTTTTCTTGTGGCCGCCATCGGCTATCCCCTTGGCAGGGTCAAGATCCGCGGCAGCAGCCTAGGGGTGGCGGCGGTCCTCTTCGTCGGGCTGGCCATCGGTTCCCTTCACCCGGATCTGAAATTGCCGGAGATCGTTTACATCTTAGGCCTCGGGCTGTTTGTCTATACGGTCGGCCTGTCCAGCGGTCCGGCCTTTGCCGCATCTCTCCGGCGCGAGGGGGTGCGCAACAACCTGCTGGTAATCGGCATGCTCCTCTTCGCCGTCGGACTCACCATCATCGTCCAGAAAGTGCTCCACCTGAAAGCGACCCTGACCGCCGGCATGTTTTCCGGCTGCCTGACCAACACCCCCGCCCTGGCCAGCGCCCTGGAGACCATCAAGCACACTGTGCCTGCGAGGGCGCTTGAGCAGATGCTGGCTGAGCCGGTAGTCGGTTATTCGATCACCTATCCCGTCGGCGTGATCGGCGTGGTGCTTGCCGTCAGCATCGTTCAGCGTCTCTGGCGGGTCGATTATGCTGCCGAGGCCAAGAGGTTGCGTACCTTCGGCGCGAGCAACGAACCGCTTCTCAACTGCACCATCCGGGTGACACGCGACGACCGGGGGGCGAAGACCATTGAAGAGTTGAGCCGCAGCCTGAAATGGGACGTCATGTTCGGCCGCATCAAGCGGGGAGAGCGTGTTTTTCTCTCAACGCCGCAGACGATCCTTGAAGCGGGCGATATGGTCATCGTGGTGGGGACCGTGGAAGATCTGCAACAGGTTGCCGCCTTCCTCGGTGGACTGAGCAGCGAGCATATCGGGCTTGACCGGAGCGAGTACGACTATCGCCGGATTTTCGTTTCCAATCCCCAGGTGGCCGGGCGCACCCTGAAGGAGCTCAACCTGCAGGAGCGCTTCGGCGCGGTGTTGACGCGGGTGCGGCGCGGTGACGATGACTTTCTCCCCCACGACGAGATGGTGCTGGAGTTGGGGGACCGGGTGCGGGTGTTGAGCCACATCGATCAGATGGAGGCAGTGAGCGTTTTTTTCGGCGACTCTTACCGGGCGGTCAGCGAGGTGGACATCATGACCTTCAGCCTTGGCCTGGCGCTCGGGCTCCTGCTCGGCATCGTCCCCATACCCATGCCGGGTGGGATCACCCTCAAACTCGGCTTTGCCGGCGGGCCGCTGATCGTTGCCCTGATTCTTGGGACCGTCGGTCGCACCGGCCGGATGGTCTGGAGTCTCCCGTACAGCGCCAACATGACCTTGCGCCAGATCGGGCTGGTCTTTTTCCTCGCCGGGGTCGGCACCCGCGCCGGCTACAGCTTTGTCTCGACCTTCACCAAGGGGGGAGGGGTGGCGATCTTTGCCGCCGGCGCGGTAATCACCTGCATCACGGCGCTCGCCACGCTCTGGATCGGACACCGGCTGCTGAAGATACCCATGAGCCTCCTCATCGGCATGGTCGCCGGCATGCAGACCCAGCCGGCAGTGCTGGGCTACGCGCTGGAACAGACCGGCAACGACCTCCCCAACATCGGCTACGCCTCGGTCTACCCGGTGGCCACCATCGGCAAGATCCTCGCCGTGCAACTTTTGCTCCTTCTCCTGATGTAA